In the genome of Mixta calida, the window GAGTCCTGATAACGCCTTCCAGATGCGCTATGCGAGCCTCAGTGACGTCACGGCGCCTTGTGCGTCGGTCTATCTCATCGTGGCACCCTGAACATGCCCAGGCGCCGAAAAGGTCATCTGGCTTCATTCCTGTGCCGCATATCCCTACCATCCGGTAGTGCGCGAGTACGACCGTTTCAGGATTGCCATTACAC includes:
- a CDS encoding DUF1364 domain-containing protein, yielding MSNLRKEARGRECQVRLPGVCNGNPETVVLAHYRMVGICGTGMKPDDLFGAWACSGCHDEIDRRTRRRDVTEARIAHLEGVIRTQDALLREGKVKR